One Apis cerana isolate GH-2021 linkage group LG15, AcerK_1.0, whole genome shotgun sequence DNA window includes the following coding sequences:
- the LOC107996273 gene encoding ATP synthase subunit e, mitochondrial: MSSLEAGPRPVQVSPLIKFSRWSLLLTGILYGAYHQKRLSKKENALREQELKEKPIKDAKLAEEKKKLMEAEAKMIEEWSGIKK, translated from the exons ATGTCGTCTCTTGAAGCAGGTCCAAGACCAGTGCAAGTATCTCCTTTAATTAAA ttttctcGATGGAGTTTGTTGTTAACTGGAATTCTATATGGTGCTTACCATCAAAAAAGActtagtaaaaaagaaaatgctcTTCGTGAGCAAGAACTTAAAGAAAAACCTATTAAGGATGCAAAATTagcagaagagaaaaagaagctaATGGaag ctGAAGCCAAAATGATAGAAGAATGGtcaggaataaaaaaataa
- the LOC107996264 gene encoding dihydropteridine reductase, producing MEAILGRVFVYGGKGALGSACISKFKSKSWWVGCIDMKVNEQADANIIVKSDSNWQEQEADILQQVTNILKGDKLDAIICVAGGWAGGNAAHKDFVKNSELMWKQSVWSSVIAASIAAHHLKEGGFLSLTGAKAALAETPGMIGYGMAKAAVHQLTKSLATKDSGFPKDSLVVSILPITLDTPMNRKWMPNADTSKWTSLEFVADLFWKWSQNQERPTNGSLLQLITNNNKTEIIIA from the exons ATGGAGGCAATACTTGGACGTGTTTTTGTATATGGAGGTAAAGGTGCTTTAGGTTCGGCttgtatttcaaaattcaagtCGAAAAGTTGG tgGGTTGGCTGTATTGATATGAAAGTAAATGAACAAGCTGatgcaaatataattgtaaaatcagACAGTAATTGGCAAGAACAg gaAGCTGATATTTTACAACaagttacaaatattttaaaaggagATAAACTAGATGCAATTATATGTGTGGCTGGTGGATGGGCTGGTGGAAATGCAGCTCATAaggattttgtaaaaaatagtGAACTTATGTGGAAACAAAGTGTATGGAGTTCAGTTATTGCTGCCAGCATTGCTGCACATCATTTAAAAGAAGGaggatttttatcattaactgGTGCCAAAGCTGCACTAGCAGAAACACCAGGAATGATTGGATATGGAATGGCCAAAGCTGCTGTTCATCAACTTACTAAATCTTTAGCAACTAAAGATAGTGGTTTTCCTAAAGATTCTCTTGTTGTTTCTATCTTACCTATCACTTTAGATACACCTATGAATAGGAAATGGATGCCTAATGCTGATACATCTAAATGGACCTCACTTGAATTTGTTGCAga tcTCTTTTGGAAATGGTCACAAAATCAAGAACGTCCAACAAATGGAAGTCTTCTGCAATTAATTAccaataataacaaaacagaaataattatagcttaa